One window from the genome of Pseudanabaena yagii GIHE-NHR1 encodes:
- a CDS encoding SirB1 family protein, with amino-acid sequence MIVLSLSPARQKFWQIAHTPDSEITINHLLEGALAIAWEEYPKMDLGHYREILEQMVDDLQPRLAKTRYPLKIVQEINQYLFIEKAFCGNDTDYYNPRNSFINDVLDRRLGIPISLSIIYMAIGDRLGFPIEGISFPGHFLIRPQHPDLEIFIDPYNKGEILFPEDCENKLAQLYGQRVPLQPEYLEPVSIRRILDRLLNNLKLIYLRRHEPNKALATIERSLMLNPNVPTQWRDRGLICYQLERFTESRIDLENYLQHIPYAEDSQVIMQLIKEMQN; translated from the coding sequence ATGATCGTGTTAAGTCTTTCCCCCGCAAGGCAAAAGTTTTGGCAAATTGCCCATACGCCTGACTCTGAGATAACCATTAACCATTTGCTCGAAGGAGCATTGGCGATCGCATGGGAAGAATATCCCAAGATGGATCTCGGACATTATCGAGAAATTTTGGAACAGATGGTGGATGATTTGCAACCCCGTTTAGCCAAGACTCGTTATCCTCTCAAAATAGTACAAGAGATCAATCAATACCTATTTATTGAGAAAGCCTTCTGTGGCAATGATACGGACTATTACAATCCACGTAATAGCTTCATCAATGATGTTCTAGATCGTCGCCTAGGAATCCCCATATCGTTATCAATTATTTATATGGCAATAGGCGATCGCCTTGGATTTCCTATCGAAGGAATTAGTTTCCCTGGACACTTTCTGATCCGTCCTCAACATCCAGATCTAGAAATTTTTATCGATCCCTATAATAAAGGTGAAATTTTATTTCCTGAAGATTGTGAGAATAAATTAGCTCAACTATATGGCCAAAGAGTTCCTCTTCAGCCAGAATATCTGGAACCCGTCAGCATTCGCCGCATTCTAGACCGTTTGCTTAACAATTTAAAACTAATTTATTTGCGTCGCCATGAACCCAACAAAGCATTAGCAACTATCGAGCGATCTCTAATGCTGAATCCAAACGTGCCTACACAATGGCGCGATCGGGGTTTAATTTGCTATCAACTCGAACGCTTTACCGAGTCAAGAATAGATCTCGAAAACTATCTACAACATATCCCCTACGCTGAGGACAGCCAAGTTATTATGCAATTAATTAAAGAGATGCAAAATTAA
- a CDS encoding helix-turn-helix domain-containing protein, whose product MAVKLALDEKQEILRLYRDSDATTVNLAKQFGISTSTVSRLLQELMPAEEYRQLVSQKQAKGKRGSRVNHDLGNFQVNQLALIPDDMSIIPDEINNFEQGEETAIAMDDQQLDDNLNMTVGNFEDVDLEDADLEDEDLEDDDESEDDLVDEDNLDLSEDELDFSEEDTESSLTMFADLHGTHSASDHLEILPLDEADLPVICYIVVDRIAEIITRPLKDFKDLGSIPPEESLSKTIPIFDNHRVARRFSHHNQRVIKFPSDLIHITRPKLVQKGITRILFSGQVYTLN is encoded by the coding sequence ATGGCTGTTAAACTTGCGCTGGATGAAAAACAAGAAATACTTCGCCTTTATCGCGACTCTGACGCGACTACGGTTAACTTGGCGAAGCAGTTTGGCATTAGTACGAGTACAGTTTCACGACTGCTACAGGAGCTAATGCCTGCTGAGGAATATCGACAATTGGTAAGCCAAAAACAGGCTAAAGGGAAAAGAGGATCGCGAGTAAATCACGATCTTGGCAATTTTCAGGTAAATCAACTTGCATTGATTCCCGATGATATGTCAATTATTCCCGATGAGATTAACAACTTTGAGCAAGGTGAAGAAACGGCGATCGCAATGGATGACCAGCAGCTAGATGACAACCTGAATATGACCGTGGGCAACTTTGAAGACGTAGATCTAGAGGATGCAGATCTAGAAGATGAAGATCTAGAGGACGATGACGAATCTGAAGATGATCTAGTCGATGAAGATAATCTTGACCTGAGTGAAGATGAGCTAGATTTCTCCGAAGAAGATACCGAATCGAGCCTGACGATGTTTGCCGATTTGCATGGTACTCATAGTGCCAGCGATCACCTTGAAATTTTGCCACTAGACGAAGCTGATTTACCAGTGATTTGCTACATAGTTGTCGATCGCATTGCCGAGATTATCACCCGTCCCCTTAAGGATTTTAAGGATCTAGGTTCAATCCCTCCTGAAGAATCACTATCCAAGACCATCCCAATTTTTGATAACCATCGTGTAGCGCGGCGTTTTTCTCACCATAATCAGCGTGTGATCAAATTCCCCAGCGACCTCATTCATATTACGCGCCCTAAACTTGTGCAGAAAGGCATTACCCGCATTCTTTTTAGCGGTCAAGTATATACACTCAATTAA
- a CDS encoding AAA family ATPase has translation MIETIGLTNFKCFEKQTLKLGNITLLTGLNSSGKSTFIQSLLLLRQSYYQGLLPDSGLALNGDLVTIGTAQDALFEGAAEDQIGFKVSWKDGKEGVWLFNYNRVADVLKLNSKPIYPKIYNTSLFNNSFQYLTAERIGPRPFFETSEFQVRQLRQIGTRGEYAAHFLSVYRDENIPNVALSHPKAESDSLIEQVRAWMGEVSPGTKIERKLSPDMGLVSLQYSYGLSNPYRATNVGFGITCTLPILIAILSAPAGTLLLLENPEAHLHPQGQAMMGNLLAIAANCGVQVVLETHSDHVLNGVRLAVHGGKIKPEDVCLHFFQRIEQNDQASTQVSSPRIDRNGRIDQWPDGFFDEWDKSLDALLEPAQG, from the coding sequence ATGATTGAAACAATAGGATTAACAAATTTTAAATGTTTTGAAAAACAAACTCTAAAATTAGGTAATATAACACTTCTAACTGGTCTTAATAGTTCTGGAAAATCCACATTTATTCAATCACTTTTATTGTTGCGACAATCATATTATCAAGGACTTCTTCCTGATTCTGGCTTAGCACTTAATGGTGATTTAGTTACTATTGGCACTGCACAGGATGCACTATTTGAAGGGGCAGCAGAAGATCAAATTGGCTTTAAGGTTAGTTGGAAAGATGGCAAAGAAGGTGTATGGCTATTTAATTACAATAGAGTGGCTGATGTTTTGAAATTAAATTCAAAACCTATTTATCCTAAAATTTATAATACAAGCCTCTTTAATAACTCTTTTCAATACCTTACCGCAGAACGAATTGGTCCTCGTCCATTTTTTGAAACATCAGAATTTCAAGTGCGGCAACTTAGACAAATTGGCACTAGAGGAGAATATGCAGCACATTTTTTGTCAGTTTATAGAGATGAGAATATCCCCAACGTTGCCCTTAGTCACCCAAAAGCTGAATCCGATAGCTTAATTGAACAGGTCAGGGCTTGGATGGGAGAAGTTAGTCCGGGAACAAAGATTGAGAGAAAGTTAAGTCCTGATATGGGTTTAGTCAGTTTGCAATATTCCTATGGACTGAGCAATCCCTATCGAGCAACTAATGTCGGATTTGGGATTACCTGTACATTACCAATCCTTATCGCTATATTATCCGCACCAGCAGGTACACTCCTCCTTCTCGAAAATCCAGAGGCGCATCTTCATCCTCAAGGACAAGCAATGATGGGGAATTTATTGGCTATTGCAGCTAATTGTGGTGTGCAAGTTGTCCTAGAAACCCATAGCGATCATGTGCTAAATGGTGTTCGGCTTGCAGTACATGGAGGCAAAATCAAACCAGAAGACGTTTGCTTACATTTCTTTCAACGCATTGAACAAAATGATCAAGCATCTACTCAAGTATCATCACCTCGCATTGATCGAAACGGTCGAATTGATCAGTGGCCAGATGGCTTTTTTGATGAATGGGACAAAAGCTTAGATGCTTTGTTGGAGCCTGCTCAGGGGTGA
- a CDS encoding DUF262 domain-containing protein — MSTIKNQSQKNVDNYKQNQIFEDDVLDVEIEEEQEIIEPFDPTKIKIDTRQITIDLVLNRIKFGEIELSPDFQRNSTIWNPVAKSRLIESMLIRIPLPAFYIDATDEDKWKVIDGQQRLTAIKHFVLGKDEEKNDDKDIFRLSKLEFLTQLNGKSYEEIPRNYQRRINETQITIHLIEKGTSEEFKFNIFKRINTGGLPLSPQEIRHAINQGKATKFLEKLAKTEEFKNATGNSVRDERMADRETVLRFLAFKITHFLEYDAVDLDTFLNNAMKIMNDMSDEHLDNLEYDFFKAMSAAIDIFGNEAFRKRADKNARKMPFNKALFEAWSVNLSCLNYDQIELLKMRKDSLIELFIEINADRRFIDSISEGTGSIGRVKYRFSTVKWLIDKILNINIK, encoded by the coding sequence ATGAGTACAATCAAAAATCAATCACAAAAAAATGTTGATAATTATAAGCAAAATCAAATTTTTGAGGATGATGTTTTAGATGTTGAGATAGAAGAAGAACAGGAAATTATTGAGCCATTTGATCCTACTAAGATTAAAATTGATACAAGACAAATAACGATAGATTTAGTCCTCAACAGAATTAAATTTGGTGAAATTGAACTATCTCCAGATTTTCAACGTAATTCTACTATTTGGAATCCTGTCGCTAAAAGTCGATTGATTGAGTCCATGCTTATACGCATTCCATTACCAGCTTTTTATATTGATGCAACTGATGAGGATAAATGGAAAGTTATAGATGGACAGCAACGATTAACCGCTATTAAACATTTTGTGTTAGGTAAGGATGAAGAAAAAAATGATGATAAAGATATATTCCGATTGTCAAAATTAGAGTTTCTCACACAGCTTAACGGGAAATCTTATGAAGAGATACCAAGAAATTATCAGAGAAGAATCAACGAAACCCAAATCACCATTCACTTAATTGAAAAGGGGACATCAGAGGAATTTAAATTTAATATATTTAAACGTATTAATACTGGTGGTTTACCCTTGTCACCTCAAGAAATTCGTCATGCTATCAATCAAGGCAAAGCAACAAAATTTCTTGAAAAACTTGCTAAGACTGAAGAATTTAAAAATGCTACAGGAAATTCTGTCCGAGATGAGCGTATGGCAGATCGTGAGACAGTCCTACGTTTTTTGGCATTTAAGATCACTCATTTTTTAGAATATGATGCAGTTGATTTAGACACATTTCTGAATAATGCTATGAAAATAATGAATGATATGTCAGATGAACATCTTGACAATTTAGAATATGATTTTTTCAAGGCTATGTCTGCTGCGATAGATATCTTTGGCAATGAGGCATTTCGTAAACGGGCTGATAAAAATGCTAGGAAAATGCCTTTCAATAAAGCTTTATTTGAGGCTTGGTCTGTAAATCTAAGTTGTTTAAATTACGATCAAATAGAATTATTAAAAATGAGAAAAGATTCTCTTATAGAGTTATTTATTGAAATCAATGCAGATCGTCGATTTATTGATTCTATCTCTGAAGGAACTGGTTCTATTGGCAGGGTTAAATATCGTTTTAGCACAGTCAAATGGTTGATTGATAAAATTTTAAATATAAATATCAAGTAA
- the cobA gene encoding uroporphyrinogen-III C-methyltransferase: MKGKVFIVGAGIGGVEFLTVRARDLICTAEVIISDALVDRTLLDLAPPQCNCIIAGKRGGQESIKQAEINQMLVEYCLQGKQVVRLKSGDPWIFGRSLPEISALQAANCDWEVVAGISSAIAAPMLAGIPLTEVEASSCFAVMTGHDLERLPWDAIAQIPTLVILMGTNNLAGLLAKLQEGKSGDTKIAIVRWCGRPEQQVWTGTLTDIQSKLPEGSLSPSVIIIGEVVKFHEQLSRPDRKLLENCVLQDLASSPIKSTLASTSLSQRWLSDVEASVDLEKEKLPLQGKRILVTRAATQASQFTDLLTNQGFEVIEMPTLAIVPPSSWEMLDQAIADLANYDWLILTSANAVESFFGRLQQSGKDSRALHSLKVAVVGRKTAEVLANYGITPDLVPVDFIADSLIDAFLTGNHVLTDKKLLFPRVQSGGREVLVEQLQQHGAIIESIPAYESGCPEAIDPVALAAIQSQKLDVITFASSKTVRYFCQLLDRVTARETWQTWIASAKIASIGPQTSKTCDELLGRVDCEAVEYTLDGLAEAIAKILN, encoded by the coding sequence ATGAAAGGTAAAGTTTTTATTGTTGGTGCAGGGATTGGGGGCGTAGAGTTTTTGACAGTTCGCGCTAGGGATTTGATATGTACTGCTGAAGTGATTATTAGTGATGCGCTAGTCGATCGCACTTTATTAGACCTTGCGCCGCCACAATGTAATTGCATCATTGCGGGTAAACGGGGTGGACAGGAAAGTATTAAGCAAGCAGAAATCAATCAAATGCTGGTGGAATATTGCTTGCAGGGTAAGCAAGTAGTGCGGCTCAAGAGTGGCGATCCTTGGATATTTGGTCGATCGCTACCTGAGATATCAGCATTGCAAGCCGCTAATTGTGATTGGGAAGTAGTCGCAGGGATTTCTAGTGCGATCGCGGCTCCCATGTTGGCTGGGATACCACTTACAGAAGTGGAGGCGAGTTCTTGTTTTGCGGTGATGACGGGACATGATTTGGAGCGGCTGCCTTGGGATGCGATCGCTCAAATTCCGACATTGGTAATTTTGATGGGGACAAATAATCTGGCGGGATTGTTGGCAAAATTGCAAGAGGGAAAATCTGGGGATACAAAAATTGCGATCGTGCGTTGGTGTGGGAGACCTGAGCAGCAGGTATGGACAGGTACTTTGACAGATATCCAGTCAAAATTACCTGAAGGATCTCTATCGCCATCGGTGATTATTATTGGGGAAGTCGTAAAGTTTCATGAGCAATTGTCCCGTCCTGACAGGAAATTATTAGAAAATTGTGTTCTCCAAGACTTGGCATCAAGTCCTATAAAAAGTACGTTGGCTTCGACATCGCTTAGCCAACGTTGGCTGAGCGATGTCGAAGCCAGTGTTGATCTAGAAAAGGAAAAATTACCATTGCAGGGCAAACGGATTTTAGTGACAAGGGCAGCGACACAGGCTAGCCAATTTACAGATTTACTCACCAATCAAGGTTTTGAAGTTATTGAGATGCCAACTTTAGCGATCGTGCCTCCAAGCAGTTGGGAAATGTTGGATCAAGCGATCGCCGATCTTGCAAATTATGATTGGTTGATTTTGACCTCAGCAAATGCTGTTGAGAGTTTTTTCGGACGCTTGCAACAGTCTGGCAAAGATAGCCGTGCCTTGCATTCCCTGAAAGTTGCCGTAGTGGGGCGCAAGACCGCCGAAGTGTTGGCAAATTATGGAATTACGCCCGATTTAGTACCAGTAGATTTTATTGCCGATTCCTTGATTGATGCCTTTTTGACAGGCAATCATGTTTTAACTGACAAAAAGTTGTTATTCCCGCGAGTGCAATCGGGTGGGCGTGAGGTTTTAGTGGAGCAGTTGCAACAACATGGGGCAATTATCGAGTCGATTCCTGCCTATGAGTCGGGCTGTCCTGAAGCGATCGATCCTGTCGCCTTAGCAGCTATTCAAAGCCAAAAACTTGATGTAATTACCTTTGCTAGCTCCAAGACTGTGAGGTATTTTTGTCAATTACTGGATCGTGTAACAGCTAGAGAAACTTGGCAGACTTGGATTGCCTCAGCAAAAATTGCTTCTATTGGTCCTCAGACCTCTAAAACCTGTGATGAGTTATTGGGGCGAGTTGATTGTGAGGCTGTGGAATATACCCTAGACGGTTTAGCCGAAGCGATCGCCAAAATCCTTAATTAA
- a CDS encoding peptidoglycan-binding domain-containing protein translates to MELVAYLHSEMISERLQQGESIDQTLDCQLLDSIAKSSHHAKSVVCVGLAAGAIALNTMPIAAFAYTPEIASIQQLLARRGFNPGAIDGVMGPATREAIVAAQTFYKIEADGVVGSGTLAALQSDTYESGSVQSLPADYKTPDEHKSSDAVKNVQQLLSDRGFYGGAIDGIKGPMTQEAIILAQKTYGLIPDGVAGPITIAALEADTNVPQVKIAETQPSSNVSDNSIKQGQTLLSNLGFYDGAIDGIQGSRTTAAIKKAQAFYGLPVDGVLGSQTLAALQS, encoded by the coding sequence ATGGAACTTGTTGCTTATCTCCACAGTGAAATGATTTCTGAACGCCTACAGCAAGGCGAATCTATTGATCAAACCTTAGATTGTCAATTACTAGACTCGATCGCTAAATCATCCCATCATGCTAAGTCCGTTGTATGTGTTGGACTGGCAGCAGGCGCGATCGCTCTTAACACTATGCCAATTGCTGCCTTTGCCTATACGCCAGAAATTGCCAGTATTCAACAACTATTGGCAAGACGAGGATTTAACCCTGGAGCAATTGATGGAGTTATGGGACCTGCGACCAGAGAGGCAATCGTCGCTGCCCAAACATTTTATAAGATTGAAGCTGATGGCGTTGTTGGCTCTGGTACTCTTGCCGCCTTGCAATCGGACACTTACGAATCTGGTTCTGTCCAGTCACTTCCTGCTGATTACAAAACACCAGATGAACACAAATCATCAGATGCGGTGAAAAATGTACAGCAATTGCTGAGTGATCGCGGTTTTTATGGTGGTGCGATTGATGGCATTAAAGGTCCCATGACCCAAGAAGCGATTATTCTTGCCCAGAAAACCTATGGCTTAATCCCTGATGGTGTTGCAGGACCTATCACCATTGCGGCGTTAGAAGCAGATACTAATGTCCCCCAAGTCAAGATTGCGGAAACCCAGCCTAGTAGTAATGTTTCCGATAATTCCATTAAGCAAGGTCAAACTCTCCTAAGCAATTTAGGTTTTTATGATGGTGCGATCGATGGTATTCAAGGTTCCCGAACTACGGCTGCGATCAAAAAAGCCCAAGCCTTTTATGGCTTGCCTGTAGATGGAGTCCTCGGTTCCCAAACCTTAGCAGCATTGCAATCCTAG
- a CDS encoding ABC transporter permease, whose protein sequence is MDNRSAAIFYGELLMTTVIDLNIPKMAIAIGMIAIATSFSVWQKLDIAKNLIIATFRSIIQLIVVGFLLDAVFEIKQPVVILFIIFLMSLMAAREAKNRVREKVPYVLPIMWISVIVGTLAILAYTTFLVIQPDTWYSPQYLIPLAGMILGNSMNGAAIAAERFTQDLVKRSREIETHLCLGATPQQAISNYQTDAIRAAMIPTINVMMVAGVVSLPGMMTGQILSGTSPLLAVRYQLVILFAITTANLITALILTTLVTRQFFTPAQQLKLP, encoded by the coding sequence GTGGATAATAGAAGTGCTGCAATCTTCTACGGTGAATTACTCATGACCACTGTCATTGATCTGAATATTCCGAAAATGGCGATCGCGATCGGTATGATTGCGATCGCTACTAGTTTCTCGGTTTGGCAAAAATTAGACATCGCTAAGAATTTAATCATCGCCACTTTTCGCAGCATCATTCAATTGATTGTGGTGGGATTTTTGCTAGATGCCGTATTTGAGATCAAGCAGCCCGTCGTCATTCTCTTCATCATTTTCTTAATGAGCCTAATGGCAGCCCGTGAAGCCAAAAACCGTGTGCGTGAAAAAGTACCTTACGTTCTGCCGATTATGTGGATATCGGTAATTGTTGGTACTCTCGCGATTCTTGCCTACACCACTTTCTTAGTGATTCAGCCCGATACTTGGTATTCACCGCAATATCTAATTCCCCTCGCAGGCATGATCTTAGGTAATTCGATGAATGGTGCAGCGATCGCTGCCGAGAGATTTACACAGGATTTAGTCAAGCGATCGCGGGAAATCGAAACCCATTTATGTTTAGGTGCAACCCCACAACAGGCAATTTCTAACTATCAAACCGATGCCATTAGAGCCGCCATGATTCCCACGATTAACGTGATGATGGTAGCTGGCGTTGTATCTTTACCTGGAATGATGACAGGACAAATTTTAAGTGGTACATCACCATTATTAGCAGTGCGCTACCAGCTAGTAATTTTATTCGCTATTACTACAGCTAATCTCATCACAGCCTTAATATTAACGACTCTAGTTACACGCCAATTTTTCACTCCTGCTCAACAACTAAAACTACCATAG
- a CDS encoding sterol desaturase has protein sequence MEVILELIKAITATMLLLLLGDFFSTFFYHVPEHVFGKFHSIVHHGKNRSFLHYAVLTRNPLVLLDGILGAVPYFIFTPWLWQLSPVGTVIGLLLGEFHVVWRHVSILEWKTPEPIKAFCDFFFITTPERHWLHHQNAFAAFGDIFSFYEYPAEKWLLFLRFVRRKFKQLNQEVSLN, from the coding sequence TTGGAAGTTATTTTAGAGTTGATTAAAGCAATTACAGCAACGATGCTGTTACTTCTGTTAGGCGACTTTTTTTCAACATTTTTCTATCATGTACCTGAGCATGTATTTGGCAAGTTTCACAGCATTGTGCATCATGGTAAAAATCGTAGCTTTCTCCATTATGCTGTTTTAACCAGAAATCCTCTCGTGTTACTAGATGGTATTTTAGGTGCTGTTCCCTATTTCATATTTACACCTTGGCTATGGCAATTGTCGCCAGTAGGAACGGTTATTGGACTTTTACTAGGTGAGTTTCATGTAGTATGGCGACATGTTTCTATTCTGGAATGGAAAACACCTGAACCTATTAAAGCTTTTTGTGATTTCTTCTTTATCACTACTCCAGAAAGACATTGGCTCCACCACCAAAATGCTTTTGCAGCTTTCGGAGATATTTTCTCATTCTATGAGTACCCTGCGGAAAAGTGGTTGTTATTCTTACGCTTTGTCCGTCGCAAGTTTAAGCAATTAAACCAAGAGGTTTCACTGAACTAA
- a CDS encoding response regulator yields the protein MQGTLREIDVYTIIHLIELGQRTGELLIESTAGKFWFLFFSRGELIYATDTNSNLTRLRDYLHGLGLEHAIDRLATSKLGINVLEYGQIWSLLESNILNPAQAKSIIESTMREVLFEILSLYQGTFVFEISPALTPRLTHLKFSQISAEFSRQLQTWQQFYPFIQSVNQCPVMLSNDALPHLSTWIDGKTTIRQLSRYSGLDICKVGQAIYEAIATGEVTVPPLMLNVLPQAKVESPRILCVDDSMTICRAVEYILHNHGYQVTAVSSPIKALSVIFQYKPDLVLCDITMPEIDGYELCGMLRRSSAFAKIPIIMLTGKDGFIDRVKARMVGATEYLTKPFGEKELLTTIEKHSKR from the coding sequence ATGCAAGGCACGCTCAGAGAAATTGACGTATACACTATTATTCACCTGATTGAGCTTGGGCAGCGAACTGGCGAGTTATTGATTGAGTCAACCGCAGGGAAGTTTTGGTTTTTATTTTTTAGTCGTGGTGAGTTGATCTATGCAACTGATACTAATAGTAATCTGACTAGACTGCGAGATTACTTACATGGTCTAGGTTTAGAACACGCGATTGATCGATTAGCCACCTCCAAGCTAGGGATTAATGTCTTGGAATATGGACAAATTTGGTCACTGCTAGAATCCAACATTCTCAATCCTGCTCAGGCGAAGTCAATTATTGAAAGTACAATGCGTGAGGTACTTTTTGAGATTCTGAGTCTTTACCAAGGCACATTTGTTTTTGAAATTAGCCCTGCCCTGACACCAAGATTAACCCACCTCAAATTTTCTCAAATCAGTGCTGAATTTTCGCGACAGTTACAGACATGGCAGCAGTTTTATCCATTTATCCAGTCGGTTAATCAATGTCCCGTAATGCTATCCAATGATGCGTTGCCACACTTAAGTACTTGGATTGATGGCAAAACTACTATTCGCCAGTTATCCCGATATTCAGGATTAGATATATGCAAAGTTGGTCAGGCGATTTATGAGGCGATCGCTACTGGAGAGGTTACAGTTCCACCTTTAATGCTTAACGTCTTACCACAAGCTAAGGTGGAATCGCCACGGATTTTATGCGTTGACGATAGCATGACGATTTGTCGTGCTGTGGAATATATTTTGCATAATCATGGTTATCAGGTTACGGCAGTTTCTAGTCCTATTAAGGCTTTAAGTGTGATCTTTCAATATAAGCCTGATCTAGTTTTGTGTGATATCACTATGCCAGAGATAGATGGCTATGAGCTATGTGGAATGCTACGCCGCTCCAGTGCTTTTGCCAAGATTCCAATTATCATGCTAACGGGGAAAGATGGCTTTATCGATCGCGTTAAAGCGCGGATGGTTGGCGCGACAGAATACCTTACTAAACCCTTTGGGGAAAAGGAGTTATTAACAACCATCGAGAAACATAGCAAACGCTAA
- a CDS encoding DUF1636 domain-containing protein: MTHSLLVCTTCASTWQNGKKVGVSGGEMLLKEISQLHQDWDRRSQFAIRPVSCMSACSHACVVTFASEGKYSYLFGDLPIDNDNILNTASAILSCAEIYSDRADGMLAWKERPEPLKSGVIARIPPLQDS; the protein is encoded by the coding sequence ATGACCCATAGTTTATTAGTTTGTACTACCTGTGCGAGTACTTGGCAAAACGGCAAAAAGGTAGGTGTGAGTGGTGGCGAAATGCTACTCAAGGAAATTTCTCAGTTACATCAAGATTGGGATCGGCGATCGCAATTTGCCATCCGTCCTGTGTCCTGTATGAGTGCTTGTAGTCATGCCTGTGTGGTTACTTTTGCCTCTGAGGGTAAGTACTCCTATTTATTCGGTGATTTACCCATCGATAATGACAATATTCTCAATACTGCCTCAGCGATTTTGTCCTGTGCAGAGATATATAGCGATCGCGCTGATGGGATGCTGGCATGGAAAGAGCGTCCTGAACCTCTTAAAAGTGGTGTAATTGCTCGTATTCCACCGCTACAAGATAGTTAA
- a CDS encoding DUF2973 domain-containing protein: MVQIIYILAFTILSIFAISNLIRSMISLSQNDARSYQDNRRRVSPQFAHPELWDKDGKYIDEPLMVIKSINVDDARSRLDALYNSSPNGEKS, translated from the coding sequence ATGGTACAAATCATCTACATACTCGCTTTTACTATCCTCTCCATTTTTGCGATCAGCAATCTCATCCGTAGCATGATATCGCTTTCTCAAAATGATGCTCGTAGCTATCAAGACAATCGCCGCCGTGTATCTCCCCAATTTGCTCATCCTGAATTATGGGACAAAGATGGTAAGTATATCGATGAGCCATTAATGGTAATTAAATCAATTAATGTTGATGATGCGCGTTCTCGACTTGATGCTCTCTACAATTCTTCTCCTAATGGCGAAAAATCATAG
- a CDS encoding DUF2605 domain-containing protein: protein MSNTASPDPEMLRQLLEPLLEDFTYWFDRAQKLLANERITFLTEVEQQNLLAQVENALKEVSAATSLFRATGHQIGVDMAAMKPWHKLLMECQSVGMRYYRNQSN, encoded by the coding sequence ATGAGTAATACCGCCAGCCCAGATCCTGAAATGCTCAGACAACTTCTAGAACCTTTGCTAGAAGACTTTACCTATTGGTTTGATCGTGCTCAGAAACTGCTTGCTAATGAACGCATCACTTTCTTAACTGAGGTAGAACAGCAAAACTTGTTGGCACAAGTTGAAAATGCTCTTAAAGAGGTTAGTGCCGCAACCTCTCTGTTTCGAGCTACAGGACATCAGATTGGGGTAGATATGGCAGCAATGAAACCTTGGCATAAACTACTTATGGAGTGTCAGAGCGTAGGGATGCGTTACTATCGTAATCAGTCAAATTAA